The following DNA comes from Oscillatoria sp. FACHB-1407.
CCACAAAACAGCGTCGATGCTGTTTAATTTCCATTCCTAAGCACTGCTATTCACAGATAGGGTTCGGAAATAAAACAAGGGGGTGTGGGGGCTGCGCCCCAGCCAGGGGTTCCACCCCTGCACCCCAAATTCCCACTCCTATTTATGACGAGTTGTACTAAGCAAACTGCTAGCCAGGGTTGCATCAGTTTTGCACACTCAACAGATCAATATGCGTTATAAGTTTGTATGCTAAAGCATGTAAAAATTCTCTTGACAATTTTTGCCCTATACCTGCATGAGTGGTTCCCAGATTAACGTTGTTCCGATTGCCTGTTGTCTTTCAAATTTGACAGTCTTTACAACAGATGCCAATTCAGTCTTTCCTAACACTATCTTACAAAGCAATCAGCCTTTTTCACTCAAGGTTACAGTCGAGTTTTCGGGGCCAGGAGCGATCGCCTTTGTACCCCTTGCACCTTCTATTCAGGTTGAGTTTTATGCAAAACCGCTCAGTCCCGATCCTGGCATTGTTCTTGGAAAAGTTGAAGTCAAAGCAAATCCCAATGTCCTGACATACCCACTTACGCTGACCCTTCCCCCACCAACATCAATCGGATTGCGTCCTAAAACCATCTATAGCATCGGCTCGGTCTTGCAGATTGGTAATCCTGATTGGCCTTCGTTTATTAATGGGTTTACCGAAGAACTCACAATCGAAATCTATGCCACCCCGCCAGAAAAGAAATCTAAGTAATAGGAATCAAATAAGTTCGAGACTTGGTAGGGAGAGAAAGCAGACATCCCCCTTTATCTACCTTCTCCCCCACTCATCCCAAGACATGGGTCAAGGTTGCCCACATCTTAATCCTCACACCAATGACATCAGTTGCGACCTGTTAAAGCTGAGAGAGACGCCAACGCGGTTCTTAGTCAAGCTTAACCTTGACTGTTTTGCGCTGTTCTGACTCAGCTTTAGGTAGCGTCAAGCTCAACATACCATTCTTAAACTCAGCTTGAACTTTGTCAGGTTGAACATGCGCTGGCAATGAAATTCTGCGCTCAAATTTGCCGTAGTGAAATTCAGTACGCATCACGCCTTTGCCTTCTGTTTTGGATTCTGACTTCCGTTCACCTTTGATTGAAACTAATGTTTCTGTCACTTCAACCTCTAAATCTTTTGCCTCCATTCCAGGAGCTTCTAGTTTGAGATGGATAGCGTCGTTTGCTTCTTCGATTTCTGCCGCAGGGATAAAAGCAGGCGATCGCCCCTCTCCGTTTCCATCTGGTAGAAGTCGATCAAACAAACGATTCATTTCTCGTTGCAAACTTTCAATTTCTCGAAATGGTTCCCAGTGGCTTAAGTTTTCTAGAGAACTGCGTTGTAGTAATGCCATATGAGTTATCTCCTGTTTCTAAAGAAGTTAATCACACTAATTCACTGTAAGGCGAATGCTCAGATGCACTAAGGAGTTGTGAGAAGATTTCGAAAATAAGATTTCTGGAGTGAATAGGATGTTCCAAAGTAACTGGATGGTTTAGAGAACTTGATTCATTATGGTTATCAGTTTGGAACGATCGAACAAGACTCATTAGGCTGATGCCTTGCTCTCATTTAGATTTATGGTTTGACATTTCTCTGGATATTACAATAGCTCAAGAGCTTAAAGAAGTTGTGAGGATGCAGTGTTTATTTGTACCTATCAGGAGAGAATTTTACAACCCAACAAATGTTCTTAAATAGCGCACGAGTAATAGACACGCTTTAGTTGACACAACCCAAATTGAGATTGCCATATCACTGAGCATCCCTTCACAAAATCCTTAGAAGTTTTTCCTATGATTAGAGATGAGAGTTAACCTCATTGCGCTCACTAACAGTGTTCACTAACAGTGCTGATCGCTCGATTTCTAGTATTCACCAGTCAGATCACAACGTGTCAGGTTTTATTAACCCTTGTAGAGAGGAGGATGGCACAGTTCCTCCTCTTTTTCTAGACTCATCAGCAACATCAGATTTCACTGTTTCAAGTCTGTCAAGTGTTATGGGCTAATCAGGGTGCGTAAACGTCTTAGCAGATCACTTAAGTCATACGGTTTCGACAAAAAAACATTTGCACCAGCGGCAAAAACAGCCTCCCGATTAGAAGATAGTCCACTAATCGCAAGAATTTTGACCTCTGGATTCATTCTCCGCAGCGTGCGGATGGCTACGATGCCGTCCATATTGGGCATCATGACATCCATCAAGATAACGTCGATTTCAGTTTGGTGCTTCGCATAAAGCGCGATCGCATCAACCCCATCGTTAGCGACAAAAGTAGTGTAGTAGTGACTTTCTAGCAGGGATTGATTGGTTTGTCTGATAGCCAGGTCATCATCGACGATGAGCACTCGTTCACCGTTGCCTTCTAACAGTTCTTCTTCTAAAGGGATATCAGGCACCAACTCTTCTGTAGCAGGCAAGTAAACTTTAAATTGGCTACCTTGACCCACTTCACTCTCAACTTCTAAAAAGCCTCCATAATTTTTGACAATCCCCAACACAGTAGACAGTCCTAAACCTGTTCCTTGTCCCAATTCTTTAGTGGTAAAAAACGGCTCAAAAATGCGATCGCGCACTTCCAGCGGAATTCCAGTCCCCGTATCCGCAATACTTAAGACAACATAGTTACCCA
Coding sequences within:
- a CDS encoding Hsp20/alpha crystallin family protein yields the protein MALLQRSSLENLSHWEPFREIESLQREMNRLFDRLLPDGNGEGRSPAFIPAAEIEEANDAIHLKLEAPGMEAKDLEVEVTETLVSIKGERKSESKTEGKGVMRTEFHYGKFERRISLPAHVQPDKVQAEFKNGMLSLTLPKAESEQRKTVKVKLD